Genomic segment of Panicum virgatum strain AP13 chromosome 9N, P.virgatum_v5, whole genome shotgun sequence:
AGAGAGAACTCGTGCACCTGTGTAAAATCAAAACGGGAATCACTACTGGCATGCTTAGTTTGAGAAATAAGGTGAACCATCATCATCTCACtatttagttttttatttagtttgaaAAATGAAATATGTTGATATATGGTCAGCTCATTCGTCACAAGCTCCTGATTAGTACAAATACGATGGTTTGAATCCTCAAATCAAATCCCCACTTTTTAGCCGTTCCTGTAGTGTAGACTGTGTAGtattttcatatatttttttgagaaaaaaaatattactgCATTTGCAATAGTCGACTCGGACGAAAAAAAAAGCGAGTGCTGACGATCTGGTAGGCCCGGGGATTCGGGGCCACATGaatgtcaaaataaaaaaaaacatgaatgacaaaatgttTTCCACCTGAAGGAAAATGGGTTGCAAAATTGTGAAAAGAACCAGGCAAGTTTGCCCCTGGTGTGGAAAATATCAGGAATACCCCTGGCGTCCGCAGCCCTAGCAAATCGACCCCCCTCCATCTTCCCCTTCCCCCCTCTCCCCACCCATCCCGATCCCCTCCCCttcgctcgcggccgccgccaggcaCGCCCGCCTCCTTCCGCCTCGAAGCGGCTCGTCGCTTCTGGTGCTCGTGCTGCCCTCCGTTCCCCCATCTCCTGGTGGGGGGAGGCGTGGATCCGGACTTGAGGGGATGATTTCTTCTCTTGCTCTTGCCGGTAAGTAAATCTATCTTCCCTTGCAGATTTTCTGGGGTTTCGACTGAACTGAATCTCTTCCGTCCAGCCCCTGCGTTTCCCCCCACGGGTTGGTGCTAGAATTAGAATCCTTTCAGCGAGAAACGACCGTCCTTTTTTGTGCTCCTTTTCAGTTAGTATGAGCAATTTTAATTTGCatccccgcttctgtttctctGGGTTTGCCTGCGAATTCGCGTCGCATCCTCTGGAATTTTCGTCTTTTCCTCCGAGCCTCGCCGCTAGTTTCGTGGCTGCTGTTCGCAGTCTCGTTGCGATTTGTCCGAAGTGCAGGGGATTCTTCAGCAAAATGCTCCTCTTTCTCTCTTAAGGTTCCTTGGCTTTTGTTAGTTATTATCGTTGCGGCCCTGCAATTAGGAACGAATGGCATTTCACCCCCGTCGTTCTCTCCATAGGACGAGTTCAGTTCAGCTTCAGCAACTGTTTTTGAATATCTCAGCTCTTAGCGAAGAAAAAGCAGTCCATGAGTACGTTCTTGTTAGGTGGAATCGAGATGCGCAAAGCTGGATATCCACACTCGCTTCCGTATCTTAAAGCCCAGAGGTTAAGGAACGTGGTGCCAGTATGACATCCGGGTCGAAATCGTTGTATGTTGTGCCTGTAtgtttaataatataaaatctCAATTATCTTGTGAACTATTGTATGTGATCAATAGAAGAACCTTGTTGGTAAGTTGAATACTGCATATTAGGGGTGGGAGGGTAGCCTGGCTGGCTTAGATGCCGACCTCCCAAAGAGGAGGGCTGGTGTTCGAATCCGGGCGACGCACCTCGCTGGGAGTGAGGGTGTCGCCTGCCAGGCGTATCATAAAGAGAACCTGGCTTCCCACTTAAGGTTCCAAAATGAGCCTAGGTGCTAACCCAGCCTTTGGCCTCCGAGTACTGCATATTAGAGACCTTTGCCtacaaaaatttgaatttcaggCACCTTAACCTAGAATAAATGTGAGTTTCAGGCTTCAAAATGCTCATGAACAGCTCTCCCCTCTTTGACATGATGTTTACTCTCATCCGTTTCGAACTgttgagtgcattttccaatgTATTGTAATTGTGTAGATTACATCTGAAAACTTTGGTAGAAAGTAATTTTCCTTTACTTTTCTTATGTATGTTCTAATTATACTTAACCCTGAACAACTCAGGAAGCATGTCGGATGGGGGTATCGTGGTAGCCATTTGCCAATACGGTGGAGAGTTCACTTCTGGCCCCAATGGTAATTTGATATATAAAGGAGGAGAAGCGCATGCTGTTGATGTCACTCGTGATATGTCACTTGAGAGCTTCAAGGATGAGGTGTCCAAGGTGTTCCATGTTGATGTCACTGACATGTCATTCAAGTACTTCCTTCCGAATAATAACAGAACTCTCATCACAATATCATGTGATCGAGATTTGCAACGGATGGTTGATTTTACTACTAGTGCTGCACAAGTGGATGTTTTCTTGATTAGTAGAGTGGAAAACAGGTATGCTTTGTTGCACCTTATCATTATAATTCATGTTGAAGAGTCAGCTTCACGCATATGTTTCCATGATGCATGCTTTTCGCTTGATGGATAATCAGGAGTATTGTAACTCACTCTGGAGTGTCTGCAACTAAACCTGGGTCTAATGCGCCTGGCGCCAAAAGGAAAAGGACACCTTCCAAAAACAAGTAGTTTGCGCTGCACCGATTgtccttttgttgttatttgcaTCCCCCATAATCTTAAGCTCTACATGAAACGTTCTCTCTCTGCAGGGCATCCAAAAATAACAAGAAGACTATAACTCCCAATGTTCCAGTAACTGCAGTTCAAGCTAGCGTGAATAATGTGAAGCAGCCAAGACCAGTTATCACTGAAAATGAAGACAACAGGTGCAAAATCAATCTTCATATAACAGCTACATCTTTTTATGTATTCTTTGCTCTTGGatgtttttgaattttaagAAATGGCAGGAGTTCTGCCTTTCATTCATAAAGTGGCGGGAAATAAAGCCGTATGTACAAATGGCTTGATAAACAAAACATTGAGACCAATCCTAGCTCCAGAGGTTAACATTGAGACCCATCCTAGCTCAAGAGGTTAGTACTAGCTAGACAACTAAAATAAATAGACACAACTCTAGAGTTCTGACGGGTGGGAGATTGTCACTTGTCGGCCTCCTCCCCTGGCGCAGCGGACGACTGCAATTTTGCCCTTCGTCTGAGTGACCTCATAGAAACCTCTTGCTCTGAGATGTTATGAACAATAAAGTATTTTCATGTTACCATCAGGAAAGACATTTTATGATTGGTACCTATCTACTACATGCCTAGTGAACACGCAAGACAGCTTTTCTAGCCCCCTTTAATTTCAAGACTGGCGTGTTCCAGTGTACTGCCTTATTTGCTGATTAGCCTATAAAATGCCTATTTTGGGTAATAGCATTCTAGTTAACCTATATTTCCTGCATAACTTATTTTTCTGAAGTTCTTATTTGCGCCAGCAATGCCACTTCATGACCAATGCATCATTAATGCTTACTTCTGAATTTGTTGACTTATTTCCTGCATAACTTATTTTTTAAAGTTCTTTCCCATAAGTTGATTTATATAGTACTTTTGGTTATTTGACAGAACATACAAGTGAATAGTTAGCAACTTGTAACTGCTATAAGCAATACAGTATCTTGAATTTTTAAGTCTTTTGAATACATGCCATTTTATCATTTGAAGTGTTATAAATCAGAACCATTACTTTGATTATTCAGTAGTTCTGTTTTGTGGCGGTATGTTGCCAATTCTCAGTTGCTATTATCAATTTTCTCAAACTAGGGTTTTCCAACTGGAATTCGGAAGTGATGTTGCCTTTGCCACCCCACCTGGAGGTGCTTCCAGTGCACCAAGCATTCTGGATCAGCAAAATCTTCTTGCACTTGTTGATGCCACGCCTAggtacttttgttatctcatGCTTTCCACTTAAAATTGTTGTACAAAGAGGACACATTTCACAGATGTCTGCAACTATACATGGTTTTTGCAGGGAACCTGTGCTGTTTGATGATTCCAGCGACCCATATGTTGGTTCTGAGATTACTGCAGATCCTCATCATGGACTTGACAATCCTATTGTGTTTTGGGATGACATTATCAAGGGTGTTGGTCAAGAGTTTGATAATGTGAAGGATTTCCGTGCTCAGCTGTGCAAATATGCCATTGGGAAAGGATTTGCATATCGATTCATAAAAAATGAAACAACTCGAGTCACGGTAAAATGTGTTGCAGAGGGCTGCCCATGGCGGTTGCATGCATCCGAGTCATCTCGTAACAAGAAGTTTGTTATCAAGAAAATGACAGATGAGCATACATGTGGGGGAGGTAATGGAGAAGGCCAGCGTCGAGCAACAAGGCAGTGGCTGACAACCATCATTAAGGAGAAGCTACATGATAATCCAATGTTGAAGCCGAAAGAGCTTGTCAAAGAAATATATGAACAATATGGAGTCACACTAACTTATTCTCAGGTTTGGCGAGGTAAAGAAGTAGCGCAGAAGGAATTGTATCATGCTATCAGGGAGACCTACAGCCATTTGCCCTGGTATTCTGATAGGCTTATTGAGTCTAACCCAGGAAGTATAGCTTTGCTGTCTCCAATGGTGGATACAAAATTCCGTCGCttttttgttgcattccatGCTTCTTTGCATGGCTTTGCAAGTGGGTGCAGGCCCCTCTTATTTCTTGATAAGGTTCCTCTGAAAGCAACAAATGATTACAAATTGCTGGTGGCGGCTGCTGTTGATGCAGATGATGGTGTCTTTCCAGTGGCATTTAGCGTGGTTGAAGATGAAAATTACGATAGCTGGATATGGTTCTTAATGCAGCTGAAATATGCTCTCTCAAATCACAATTATCCTTACCATGCCATGACATTCTTGTCCAGTGGACAAAAGGGTCTGGATGCTGCTGTTTCTCAAGTTTTTGAAGATAGCCACCATGCCTTCTGTTTGCATCATATCATGGAGGAATTCAAAGGAGAGCTAAAGAAAGGGCCATGGTCACAACAAATAAGAGAGGGAATGATAGAGGATTTTACTCGTGCAGCTCAAGCATGCAGCAATGAGGATTTTAATGCATCCATTGAGAGCATAAGGAATATATCCACTGAAGCTGCTGACTGGATCATTGCAAGCAAGCCTGAGCATTGGTCAGATGCCATTTTTAGAGGCTGTCGATATGATCATTTCTCCTCAAACATTGTTGATGCCTTCAATAACTGGATACCAACCAAGAAGGAGGGTTCAATAGTGCTGATGATTGACTCCTTGAGAACAAAAATAATGGAGATAATAGAATCAAGGCGTGAAGCTTGCAAGGTGTGGTCAGGGCCATTGACACCTTCCATGGAATACAAAGCAAAAGAGGAGATGATGAAGGCTGGTAAGATGACAGTGCTGTGCTCCTCTGAAACCGTGTTTGAAGTGCGGGGAAATGCAATTTTCGTTGTCAACCTTGCAAACTGGGAGTGCACCTGCCGGAGGTGGCAACTTTCTGGTCTCCCGTGCGTGCATGCTGTTGCTGTCTTCAATAGGATTGGGCGATCTTACTATGACTACTGCTCGAAGTTTTTCAGATTAGAAAGCTACCATTTGACTTATTCAGGAACAATATTCCCAATACCTGACATGGATACTGTTGATTTTAGTGCTGGGGCTAATTTAATTCCACCTCCCAAGCCTCGTTCATCAGACAAACCAAGAAGGAAGCGGATAAACCCCAACAAGGTCCCCACAGTTATTCGACTCTGCAGCAGATGCAAGCAAGCAGGACACAATAAGGCAACCTGCGAAGCTATTTTGTAGACATAAGTAACTTCTGCTTCTCGAGTATGTATAGTACCAGGTAATGTCTTATCTTTTGTCCTACTTCGGAATTTCGACCCTACATTTTCCCCAGAATAGGACCTGGCTCTCGTTTGCTTGAAATACACAAGTTTCTTTTATGTTCTCACTCAGCATCTTAATAAATATGTATAAATAGAAGTCTGCAATGTCATGTAGAATGGTTATTGTACAGAAACTTGGCTCTCATTTGCTTGCACATCTATGAAAACGTTGTTGTCTTTTGTAAATGAAAGAGATAGCACTTGAGAAGTTGATAATGAGCATGTCACTCTTGTGTGTGCAAGCTTCCAGGGGACATGAACAACGCAAACAAAATGTGCCACTCATTTTGACTGTTTTCTTGATTAATGTGACAACTTTAACTGCATTGAATCATTTCTATGGAACATGTTTTCCTTTGGTATTACAATGCAATAAAAGTGTGCAGTTTGCTGAGAAGATGTGTTTCGTCTGCTGAATTTGCACTTTCCAG
This window contains:
- the LOC120687947 gene encoding uncharacterized protein LOC120687947 isoform X1, which produces MISSLALAGSMSDGGIVVAICQYGGEFTSGPNGNLIYKGGEAHAVDVTRDMSLESFKDEVSKVFHVDVTDMSFKYFLPNNNRTLITISCDRDLQRMVDFTTSAAQVDVFLISRVENRSIVTHSGVSATKPGSNAPGAKRKRTPSKNKASKNNKKTITPNVPVTAVQASVNNVKQPRPVITENEDNRVFQLEFGSDVAFATPPGGASSAPSILDQQNLLALVDATPREPVLFDDSSDPYVGSEITADPHHGLDNPIVFWDDIIKGVGQEFDNVKDFRAQLCKYAIGKGFAYRFIKNETTRVTVKCVAEGCPWRLHASESSRNKKFVIKKMTDEHTCGGGNGEGQRRATRQWLTTIIKEKLHDNPMLKPKELVKEIYEQYGVTLTYSQVWRGKEVAQKELYHAIRETYSHLPWYSDRLIESNPGSIALLSPMVDTKFRRFFVAFHASLHGFASGCRPLLFLDKVPLKATNDYKLLVAAAVDADDGVFPVAFSVVEDENYDSWIWFLMQLKYALSNHNYPYHAMTFLSSGQKGLDAAVSQVFEDSHHAFCLHHIMEEFKGELKKGPWSQQIREGMIEDFTRAAQACSNEDFNASIESIRNISTEAADWIIASKPEHWSDAIFRGCRYDHFSSNIVDAFNNWIPTKKEGSIVLMIDSLRTKIMEIIESRREACKVWSGPLTPSMEYKAKEEMMKAGKMTVLCSSETVFEVRGNAIFVVNLANWECTCRRWQLSGLPCVHAVAVFNRIGRSYYDYCSKFFRLESYHLTYSGTIFPIPDMDTVDFSAGANLIPPPKPRSSDKPRRKRINPNKVPTVIRLCSRCKQAGHNKATCEAIL
- the LOC120687947 gene encoding uncharacterized protein LOC120687947 isoform X2; the encoded protein is MSDGGIVVAICQYGGEFTSGPNGNLIYKGGEAHAVDVTRDMSLESFKDEVSKVFHVDVTDMSFKYFLPNNNRTLITISCDRDLQRMVDFTTSAAQVDVFLISRVENRSIVTHSGVSATKPGSNAPGAKRKRTPSKNKASKNNKKTITPNVPVTAVQASVNNVKQPRPVITENEDNRVFQLEFGSDVAFATPPGGASSAPSILDQQNLLALVDATPREPVLFDDSSDPYVGSEITADPHHGLDNPIVFWDDIIKGVGQEFDNVKDFRAQLCKYAIGKGFAYRFIKNETTRVTVKCVAEGCPWRLHASESSRNKKFVIKKMTDEHTCGGGNGEGQRRATRQWLTTIIKEKLHDNPMLKPKELVKEIYEQYGVTLTYSQVWRGKEVAQKELYHAIRETYSHLPWYSDRLIESNPGSIALLSPMVDTKFRRFFVAFHASLHGFASGCRPLLFLDKVPLKATNDYKLLVAAAVDADDGVFPVAFSVVEDENYDSWIWFLMQLKYALSNHNYPYHAMTFLSSGQKGLDAAVSQVFEDSHHAFCLHHIMEEFKGELKKGPWSQQIREGMIEDFTRAAQACSNEDFNASIESIRNISTEAADWIIASKPEHWSDAIFRGCRYDHFSSNIVDAFNNWIPTKKEGSIVLMIDSLRTKIMEIIESRREACKVWSGPLTPSMEYKAKEEMMKAGKMTVLCSSETVFEVRGNAIFVVNLANWECTCRRWQLSGLPCVHAVAVFNRIGRSYYDYCSKFFRLESYHLTYSGTIFPIPDMDTVDFSAGANLIPPPKPRSSDKPRRKRINPNKVPTVIRLCSRCKQAGHNKATCEAIL